The segment TAGGCAAATTATCAGTGCCCAGCACTTTCCGTAGGAAGGTGTGGGTGCTGGCATTTTGCGATTTGTGAAAGGTGATGAAGGGATATCCACTTAATGTAACTGCCATTTGGAGCGATTTTAGCGAAAATAGCCGAAGTATACTACTAATTTTTAACCCTTTCTGAGAATTTTCGAGATTGTCTACAAAGATGCTTCTAGATGATTTTCTAATCCAATTTTTCTTAGCCCTAAAGGCTATCTTCGGGAATCGCATTGTTTCTTTCAGAACTAAATCCTGTAATTTGATAACTCGCTTTAAATGGATCTAATTACAGTATTTCGTAGTCATCAATTTCTCTCAACAGGCTATCGATATCCCTAGATATCTCATTTAATTCCCAGAGAGATCGCTTATACTCATTTAGGTCTATGATTTGAGTCTTATACTTTTTATTTTCTGCAAGGTTACCGGGAAATCCCCTACGTAATTTATATCCAGCTAATGAAATGATTTTGGATTTCATTTTTGAATCCTCCTGCTATTTCCGGGTCCCGAAAGATATCTAGTGCAGATATAAAATTGAATATTTTCTCCAAAAATTATCCAGCCTCTCCTTAAGTTTGGTTCTGTTGCGAGACTCCCCTGGAATCGCTATTCCGGGCCTTGGCTCTTTAGATTTACTAAATTTTTTGAATCGCCTCTTGACCTTGAAGTATACTTCAGGGTTTATACTTCCCAATATGAGCTTAAAAATCGGAGAGCTTGCGAAAGCGACCCAGGTGTCGGTCGAAACGATTCGCTATTATGAATCTCTCAAACTCCTAAATCCGCTCTTTAGAAATGAATCGAAATATAGAATTTATTCGGATGATTCCGCTAAAAGAATTCAATTCGTTCGAAACATGCAGGCCCTCGGTTTTCGACTTTCGGAAATCAAAGAACTCTTGGACTTGAAACTGGAAACACAAAATCAATGCAATAGCGTTCGATCAAAAGTGAATTTAAAACTTAACGAAATACAGGATAAGATTGTCGTTCTAAGAAAGTTAGAGGGTTCCTTAATTGAAATCCAAAAGATTTGCGAATCTTCAAAGGCGACAAGGCAAGGATGTCCTATATTGGACTTTATGGAGGATGTATAATGAAAATCGAATTAATCTACGAAACAACCTGCCCGAACAAGGAAGCTACAAAAAAGTTACTTCAAGAAATACTTGAGGAGTACCGTATATCTGCGAATTTTTTAGAGATCAATAAAGACGATCCTGAAACTCCCGTTTATTTTAAGCGATTTTCTTCCCCTACTATTCTAATCGACGGTAAAGACATCGATTCAGGTTCGGGTGGAAATGCATGTCGACTCTATAAGAATGAATTGGGAAAACTCTCTGGAGTCCCTTCAAAGGAATTATTACAACGTTCAATTTTGAAAGCAAATAAGGACCTTCATTTTTCTTTACTCTCGTTTTTACCCTTGTTAGGTAGCGCATTCTTGCCGGTAATGTCCTGCCCTGCGTGTTATCCTTTGTATGGAAGCGTATTAGCAAGTATAGGTTTTGGTTTTTTTGATTATACTCCGTATCTAAAGCCTTTTGTTTTTATTCTTTCTCTTATTGCAGTGATCGGAGTTTCTCTTTATTATGATCGAACAAAAAAATGGATGTCGGCAAGTTTTGTCTTTCTTGGAATTCTACTCCTAGGTCTTAGTAAACTTTTCCTTGAAATGGATTCTTTATCCATAATAGGAATTTCACTTTTCGTTTTCGGATTCATTCTATCTAAATTTGAAGTCGGGAGAAAAGTGAAGGCAGTTTGTAGCACCTGTTAAGCTCAAGAGCCTATTCTGTAGCCAAATTTTAGCCGAATCATATCGATCCAAACCGAATCATATTGATATTTATCAATGAAAAACATTCGCCCATGAACGGTTGTTATATGCATCCTTTCAAATCCAATAAATGAAACAGGGAGAATTTTGAGTCTTATAAAAATAGTCGGAATAAGTTCTTCAGAAAAAAGAAATTAAGAGTAATGAATTCAACTAGTTCAATACAACCTTCGTTAGAAGCAGCTATCGAGCATATCTTCTATACATTACTTCTTGAATTCGAGGAGCATCGCCCGCAATTCATAGGACGAATTTCTTGGGTATGCGAAACCCTATCCTAGTTGCTTAAAAAGTGTCTCCTAAAACGTAACTAGGTTAGATTCTAAAAATCATGCCAACGCAATCTTTTATATCCGAATTTTAAAGGCACTTTCATCACCTCTTTTATAAAACTAAAATGTGCGAAAGATGGAGAAATGCCCATCCTTCACACATTTTATTATGAGATTATTTTACAGTTCCTTAAAATCAAAAAATGACATTAAGAACTAATCCTTTAACCCTTTTGGAAATTGTGCTTTCAAATCTCCAACAAATTGCCCGTAAATTTCTTTTACCATTTCTGCATAGCGAAAATCATTCGGGAGATCATAGACCCAGCCAACTTCGCTGAACGGTGTAGCAGAATAAGATTTGCTGAATAACGATTTTTTAGTTCTATTATTCATCAGATTCAATTCTAAAGTTAAAGTATTTTCAACAGTTACGGCAGGAAATCCGATTAACCATAGGATGGGTCCATAAATGCTTAGTAGGTACGAAAACATTTTACCCTTATAGCCTGTATTAATGATTGTTCCTTGTATATAGTATTTATCCCCTTTTTTATTATCGAAACTAGCTTCTTTAAATAGCTCTGCGTTTTCCAATTCTAGAGCTAATGCTTTAGCAAAATCATCGACAGGTTTATAATTTTGCCACAACCCGGAAGTTATATGTTTAGGTACTCCTTCCGGAGCTTGGTAGTTTGCCCAGCCAAACGGCATAAGAGGGACCATATATAAAGCGGTTTTATTATCGTTGTTACTAGCACGCTGATCGCTAAAAGGAATTACGACCACCGCGTCCTTAGACAATGAAGGTCCATTTGCCGGTTTAGCATTGGTTTTATAAATCCAAGTTTGGTGTGTTGAACAGGATACCTGTAAGGCCGTTCCTAAAAGTAGATACCCTAATTTTCGATGCATTTTATTTAGCACTAATATTTCCTCGCTAATTTTGTTTGTATTTTATCACTCAGTTTAATTCACATTCAGCATATTTTGTATTTGTAATATTTATTTCAAATCATTAATATTTTATGCTCTGCCTTCTGATGAATTTGAAAAATAAATTATATTTCCCAATGATTTTACCCGATTAAATTTCGAGTATTGCCTGATTTTAATCGTTATTAAAAGCAGAGTTTCTATACGTACCTCTTTATCTTTCTTTTTCCAGCCGAAAAAAGCAGTCAGATTGTAGCTTTCTTACTGCGAAGGAGGTGTATACAAATAAGCTCCATTATCGCTCAACATAAATATTCTTCCCGTTGATAATAAAGCCCCGAAGGTGCATTGAACATTCGCGAGTTGATCTACAAATACGCTACCCGTGTTTGGATTATATATGAATCCTACTGAAGAAAATCCCATATTGTAAGGATCACACCCCACAAATATCCTGCCATCCGGCAAGTTTATTGTACTTAAATTCGAAATCACAGTTGAGCTACCGATTTGGGAGAATTGCTGTGAATTTGGATTATAAATTAGAATCTCACTTATTCTAGAAGAGCCTATTGATCCACCAAATATTGCAACAGTTCCATCCTTTAATAATACAGAGGTGTGCTGGTCTTTTGCTTCAAGCATTGAGCCAGTTGTGCTTGTGAAGGAATTACCAACGGGATCATATAACTCCGCAGACGTGACTCTATTAACCCCTGAGAGACCACCCGATACTAATACTTTGCCATTTTGAAGTAGCACTGAAGATGGCCATGTGCGACTAACCTGTTTACTAGCTCCGACAGAAAAGTTATTCGTGCTTGGATCAAATAATGCAGTGCTCTTGTCGGCTGAATCGCCCGGAATTAAAACTTTCCCATTTTGAAGAAGGATTCCAGGAGAATTGCCAATATTAGATATTGAGATTGTATTGTTAGTAGACGTAAAATTATCTACGGTAGAATTATAAGAAAAACCAGAAACGACTGCATTATTGTTAGCAGTATAATCTCCGAATAAAAAGACATTTCCATTGGGTAAAACAATAGTTTGTCCACCGTAGATATTTAAATTTGTCTGGTTTGCCGTTACTTTGAATACTCCCGTACTAGGATCATAAATTTCGACAGTATTCTCGAATGCCAACGTTGCTGGAGCGTTGCTGTATGACTTCCTTCCACCAATAACTACGATTCTTCCGTCCGATAATTGTGCCGTATGGTAACCGTATCTCTGGTTATTGAAAGTGCCAGTGCTTGACAATCTCATGTTACCAAGTAGTCCGAAAATAATAAACTCTTCAACCGGATTAGCATTAGTTGAACTATGCTTACACATAATATTTTGAATAAATATTATTAACCAAATTAAATATCTGAATCTTAGCATCCTTTTAGATTCCTTAATATTGTTCTATGTAATTTAAGAACCTGATCACTGGAAAATACTGTCTATAGAATCTACACTACTACAGTCAGTTGAGGCAGCACTTGGAGAAAACGGAACAGCAACTCCTGTCCCAGCACTATAATAAACTCTTGTCGTAAAGCCCTGTCCCGAAGACAGAGCTATATTCGGTGAGTATGTGCAACGTCCACTCACTGTTGGCGAAGCTCCTGAATTTACAGTAGCACATGATTGATTTGAGCTAAACGTACCGCCTGAGCACGCACTAGAATTAAAAGTAGATCCGGGAGAAAAATCCTGACAGTAACTACCAACCCCACTCGTTATAAAATTACAACTTCCTCCGCCGGATACAGCTTGGGAAACTATTTGTGCACTGAAGCTGCCTCCGAAAGTTCCGGATGTATAAAAACTAGCTACCCGTAAGCGATATATACCGGACGCTGGAAAATTATATATTGTCCTTTCTCTCAGCCCACTTCCTGTTGCGTCCACTTGCCCGGTTACTATTGTTCTACCGTCGGCTTGCATAATTTGTATAACCAAATCTAAAGATGAAACTGAAGGCGCAAATGCAGCTAAAAGATATGTACCGGCAGATGGAATGCTAATATTGTAATCAACTAATTGAGTAGTATCATTTATTGTGCCAGTTACTGCCGTTCCATTAACAGTCATAATATTTGCCGTTGGAATTAAATAACAGATGGAAGTGCTAAACGCGGAATCTAAGTTATATCCGCTAACACACACGGTAGATGCATTACAATCTGAGGAAGAAGAGCATCTTGCTCCTGAACCGCCCGTCCCGACTCCAGTTTGCTTTTTTGAAGCACCGAGTAGCGCAATAGGCAAAAGAGTGTCCATAGAGGAACTGCTATTACTTTTACCGGGACAATTTAGGAACCCAAAACCTAAAAGTACTACAGTTAGCAAATATTTTGCGTTTTTCATTTTATCAAATTCCTCGATTAATTAAAAAAAATAGAACGTTATCTCCAAAAGAAAATGCCTACGGCCTTCTACTTTGAATTAAGTACCCGAATCTTTTAATGCTCTAATTACAGCTTTTCTATAATAATTATAGAAAGTCAAGCTGCAATTTGAAGAATTTATGTCAATCGCACAGAAAAGTGATAATTGCGTCGAGGAATGTTATTTTTTAACTGTCTAAAACCGTTTATGGAATTCTTTAATATGCTAAGCGTGTTTAACGGAGAT is part of the Leptospira broomii serovar Hurstbridge str. 5399 genome and harbors:
- a CDS encoding MerR family transcriptional regulator → MSLKIGELAKATQVSVETIRYYESLKLLNPLFRNESKYRIYSDDSAKRIQFVRNMQALGFRLSEIKELLDLKLETQNQCNSVRSKVNLKLNEIQDKIVVLRKLEGSLIEIQKICESSKATRQGCPILDFMEDV
- a CDS encoding alkylmercury lyase translates to MKIELIYETTCPNKEATKKLLQEILEEYRISANFLEINKDDPETPVYFKRFSSPTILIDGKDIDSGSGGNACRLYKNELGKLSGVPSKELLQRSILKANKDLHFSLLSFLPLLGSAFLPVMSCPACYPLYGSVLASIGFGFFDYTPYLKPFVFILSLIAVIGVSLYYDRTKKWMSASFVFLGILLLGLSKLFLEMDSLSIIGISLFVFGFILSKFEVGRKVKAVCSTC
- a CDS encoding Kelch repeat-containing protein — its product is MLRFRYLIWLIIFIQNIMCKHSSTNANPVEEFIIFGLLGNMRLSSTGTFNNQRYGYHTAQLSDGRIVVIGGRKSYSNAPATLAFENTVEIYDPSTGVFKVTANQTNLNIYGGQTIVLPNGNVFLFGDYTANNNAVVSGFSYNSTVDNFTSTNNTISISNIGNSPGILLQNGKVLIPGDSADKSTALFDPSTNNFSVGASKQVSRTWPSSVLLQNGKVLVSGGLSGVNRVTSAELYDPVGNSFTSTTGSMLEAKDQHTSVLLKDGTVAIFGGSIGSSRISEILIYNPNSQQFSQIGSSTVISNLSTINLPDGRIFVGCDPYNMGFSSVGFIYNPNTGSVFVDQLANVQCTFGALLSTGRIFMLSDNGAYLYTPPSQ